One genomic segment of Clavelina lepadiformis chromosome 3, kaClaLepa1.1, whole genome shotgun sequence includes these proteins:
- the LOC143448488 gene encoding uncharacterized protein LOC143448488, translating into MAQTNVLTNVTIIWIVLLAGANLACVQAQAWTAWEPCNDRENCHKVRQLTCTINDGHTHGIGCVDVGDPYLTILQTGCDVNIDCAGQWQSTQNESCIGDCYDGTSISYFSCSTNPTCTMRTHSRCYNDSTCTGHFNILTQTSCSQSCGGGTQTLNGTCTNLSEPPNEQSYNCPGTNGLLAMQYSIMSTCNLQACPTWSTWSQSSSCSASCGGGHQTFESFCTYMGSASDLCGELSFVGGATDIQEQCK; encoded by the exons ATGGCGCAAACCAATGTTTTAACAAATGTTACAATTATCTGGATTGTGTTATTGGCCGGCGCAAATCTTGCATGTGTTCAAGCTCAGGCGTGGACAGCCTGGGAACCTTGCAACGATAGAGAAAACTGTCACAAAGTTAGACAACTTACTTGCACAATAAACGACGGACATACACACGGTATCGGTTGTGTTGATGTTGGAGATCCTTATTTGACGATTTTACAAACAGGATGTGATGTGAATATAGATTGTGCTGGTCAATGGCAAAGCACG caaaacgAAAGTTGCATTGGAGATTGCTACGATGGAACAAGTATTTCGTACTTCAGTTGTTCTACAAATCCTACTTGTACCATGAGGACGCATTCGAGGTGTTACAACGATTCTACTTGTACTGGCCACTTTAACATTCTCACTCAAACAAGTTGTTCCCAATCATGTGGTGGAGGAACTCAAACATTGAACGGAACTTGTACAAATTTATCTG AACCACCAAACGAGCAGTCGTACAATTGCCCAGGAACAAACGGACTGTTAGCCATGCAATACAGTATTATGAGCACTTGTAATTTGCAAGCATGTCCAACTTGGAGTACTTGGTCTCAATCGTCATCGTGCTCTGCGAGTTGTGGCGGCGGACATCAAACTTTCGAAAGCTTTTGTACATACATGGGAAGCGCAAGTGATTTATGCGGTGAGCTAAGTTTTGTCGGTGGGGCTACTGATATTCAAGAACAATGTAAATAA
- the LOC143450459 gene encoding adhesion G protein-coupled receptor B1-like gives MGQDIVSHVTIIWVAFLAGANLACVQAQVWTSWEPCNDRENCHRVRQLTCTVNGRHSYGIVCVGVGDPYMEILPTGCDVNIDCAGQWQSTQNESCIGDCYDGTSISYYSCSTNPTCTMRTHSRCYNDSTCTGHFNILTQTSCSQSCGGGTQTLNGTCTNLSEPPNEQSYNCPGTNGVLALQYSIMSTCNSQACPTWSTWSQSSSCSASCGGGHQTFESFCTYMGSASILCGNGGTRRNKTEPCNDHQCPMHSQWSQWTTCDSCSGVRTRYRNCTLSCLEAQESQIENEDCLLSPSCSTTSTTTNTNHNCDVLPCSSWACWEITNNCATSNQIILERTCNSEWRMNLTISSCPNHQHLRREYCLDNQSSFSEISVGLISKLFS, from the exons ATGGGGCAAGACATTGTCTCCCATGTTACAATTATCTGGGTTGCTTTTTTGGCGGGCGCAAATCTTGCATGTGTTCAAGCTCAGGTGTGGACAAGCTGGGAACCTTGCAACGATAGAGAAAACTGTCACAGAGTGAGACAACTTACTTGCACAGTAAACGGCAGACATTCATACGGTATCGTTTGTGTTGGTGTTGGAGATCCTTATATGGAGATTTTACCAACAGGATGCGATGTGAATATAGATTGTGCTGGTCAATGGCAAAGCACG cAAAACGAAAGTTGCATTGGAGATTGCTACGATGGAACAAGTATTTCGTACTATAGTTGCTCTACAAATCCTACTTGTACAATGAGGACGCATTCGAGATGTTACAACGATTCTACTTGTACTGGTCACTTTAACATTCTCACTCAAACAAGTTGTTCCCAATCATGTGGTGGAGGAACTCAAACATTAAATGGAACTTGTACAAATTTATCTG AACCACCAAACGAGCAGTCGTACAACTGCCCAGGAACAAACGGAGTGTTAGCCTTGCAATACAGTATTATGAGCACTTGTAATTCGCAAGCATGTCCAACTTGGAGTACTTGGTCTCAATCATCATCGTGCTCTGCGAGTTGTGGTGGCGGACATCAAACTTTCGAAAGCTTTTGCACATACATGGGAAGCGCAAGTATATTATGCG GAAACGGTGGAACAAGACGCAACAAAACCGAGCCCTGCAACGACCATCAATGCCCTATGCATTCGCAGTGGTCTCAGTGGACAACATGTGATTCTTGCTCTGGAGTTCGGACAAGATATCG cAACTGCACTTTGTCATGCTTGGAAGCTCAAGAGAGTCAAATAGAAAACGAAGACTGTTTGTTATCGCCATCTTGTTCTACCACATCAACTACAACAAA TACAAATCACAATTGTGACGTTTTGCCTTGCTCTAGCTGGGCATGTTGGGAAATCACCAACAACTGTGCCACTTCCAATCAAA TCATACTTGAACGTACATGTAACTCTGAGTGGAGAATGAACCTCACCATATCATCATGCCCGAATCATCAGCATTTGAGAAGAGAATATTGTTTGGACAATCAGTCATCATTTTCCGAAATCAGTGTGGGATTAATAAGTAAGTTATTTAGCTAG
- the LOC143448562 gene encoding uncharacterized protein LOC143448562 isoform X2, protein MIITLCAALFTIIASAEGIEHQGWSQWYACNSTETCITERFQQCSSRQRSLQPSLCVEQDEPFSESILGSVYCPNHCDVVGTASETSCAGDCYDATKSRVDLCSQSGCSLRRTIRCYNPRSCSGTWSRLGPPTQCSVSCGGGVKQVPQRCFAGRRRMRTHNCQGTDMNVTAVRYAIELCNTHECPDWSAWSKWSECSTTCDGGTRKRTRQCKYKGKPSDLCYSQGLITDELESCNTQSCQHDRPTQDEEDLVTTTTTSVNSSDTFIDVDSNILESWSEWTSCNSPCSEVEGIKTRQRCLRRNELRPSVCDLPEIVTDDCFSTELCTECSRSLPCLNWGEWENIENCSTADQIVFQRTCNSEWKIHLTSTSCPSHQYLRREECLYDKTGLSVNQIGAIVGSIVALLVIIAFILAYLFFKKKIQNIKVENQSNTFQQSTAVVRRQIESQDQLENLGPHYEDVREVYSYANSPANRNPISYDYTETEYQLGNVQESDSPQLNYLRIDEANQDSCLRVNFVAPTVVRAPYPTPRLPPQPVRGSVDVAPEPGYVAPST, encoded by the exons ATGATAATAACATTATGTGCGGCATTATTTACAATAATTGCGTCAGCAGAAGGCATAGAGCATCAAGGCTGGAGTCAATGGTACGCGTGTAACTCAACGGAGACTTGCATAACAGAAAGGTTTCAGCAATGTTCATCTCGGCAAAGGTCACTTCAACCTTCGCTATGCGTTGAGCAAGATGAGCCTTTTTCTGAATCAATCTTGGGATCGGTATACTGCCCAAATCACTGCGACGTTGTG GGAACTGCTTCCGAAACTTCTTGCGCTGGAGATTGCTATGACGCCACAAAAAGTAGAGTTGACCTGTGTAGCCAATCTGGTTGTTCCTTAAGAAGAACCATTCGTTGTTACAACCCTCGTTCTTGCAGTGGAACATGGTCACGCTTGGGGCCACCGACACAATGCTCAGTATCGTGTGGTGGAGGAGTCAAACAAGTTCCACAGCGTTGTTTTGCTGGTCGTC GCCGGATGAGGACCCATAATTGCCAGGGGACAGACATGAACGTAACTGCCGTGCGTTACGCTATAGAACTATGTAATACGCACGAATGTCCAGATTGGTCAGCATGGTCAAAATGGTCTGAATGTTCGACCACCTGTGATGGCGGAACTAGAAAAAGGACAAGACAATGCAAATATAAAGGAAAACCAAGCGATTTATGTT ACAGTCAAGGATTAATCACAGACGAGCTAGAATCATGCAACACGCAGTCCTGTCAACATGACAGACCTACGCAAGACGAAGAAGATCTTGTTACCACAACGACCACCAGCGTTAACAGTTCGGACACTTTTATTGATGTTGATTCGAACATCCTCGAAAGTTGGTCTGAATGGACAAGCTGCAATTCGCCATGCTCTGAAGTCGAAGGAATAAAAACGAGACAAAG ATGTCTAAGAAGAAACGAACTTCGACCAAGCGTTTGCGACCTTCCAGAAATAGTCACAGATGACTGCTTCTCAACTGAGCTCTGTACTGA ATGCAGTCGGAGTCTGCCTTGCTTGAACTGGGGAGAATGGGAAAATATAGAGAATTGTTCCACTGCTGATcaaa TTGTATTTCAACGAACGTGCAACTCGGAATGGAAAATACATCTGACCTCCACATCATGTCCGAGTCATCAATATTTAAGGAGGGAAGAATGTCTTTATGACAAAACTGGGCTATCTGTGAATCAGATCGGTGCAATAG TCGGTTCCATTGTGGCTCTACTGGTTATCATCGCCTTCATTCTGGCTTACttgtttttcaagaaaaaaattcaaaatataaaagttgaaaatca AAGCAATACTTTCCAACAATCAACAGCAGTTGTAAGACGTCAGATCGAGTCACAAGATCAACTCGAGAATCTTG GTCCACATTATGAGGATGTGCGGGAAGTTTACAGCTACGCAAATAGTCCTGCCAATCGCAATCCCATCAGTTACGATTACACGGAAACTGAATATCAGCTTGG AAATGTACAAGAAAGCGATTCTCCTCAATTAAATTACTTGCGCATTGATGAGGCTAATCAAGACAGTTGTCTGCGGGTAAACTTTGTTGCACCAACGGTAGTGCG GGCTCCATATCCCACTCCGCGTCTTCCACCGCAACCGGTTCGAGGATCAGTTGATGTTGCGCCAGAACCGGGTTACGTCGCTCCTTCCACGTAA
- the LOC143448562 gene encoding uncharacterized protein LOC143448562 isoform X1 has product MIITLCAALFTIIASAEGIEHQGWSQWYACNSTETCITERFQQCSSRQRSLQPSLCVEQDEPFSESILGSVYCPNHCDVVGTASETSCAGDCYDATKSRVDLCSQSGCSLRRTIRCYNPRSCSGTWSRLGPPTQCSVSCGGGVKQVPQRCFAGRRRMRTHNCQGTDMNVTAVRYAIELCNTHECPDWSAWSKWSECSTTCDGGTRKRTRQCKYKGKPSDLCSFADSQGLITDELESCNTQSCQHDRPTQDEEDLVTTTTTSVNSSDTFIDVDSNILESWSEWTSCNSPCSEVEGIKTRQRCLRRNELRPSVCDLPEIVTDDCFSTELCTECSRSLPCLNWGEWENIENCSTADQIVFQRTCNSEWKIHLTSTSCPSHQYLRREECLYDKTGLSVNQIGAIVGSIVALLVIIAFILAYLFFKKKIQNIKVENQSNTFQQSTAVVRRQIESQDQLENLGPHYEDVREVYSYANSPANRNPISYDYTETEYQLGNVQESDSPQLNYLRIDEANQDSCLRVNFVAPTVVRAPYPTPRLPPQPVRGSVDVAPEPGYVAPST; this is encoded by the exons ATGATAATAACATTATGTGCGGCATTATTTACAATAATTGCGTCAGCAGAAGGCATAGAGCATCAAGGCTGGAGTCAATGGTACGCGTGTAACTCAACGGAGACTTGCATAACAGAAAGGTTTCAGCAATGTTCATCTCGGCAAAGGTCACTTCAACCTTCGCTATGCGTTGAGCAAGATGAGCCTTTTTCTGAATCAATCTTGGGATCGGTATACTGCCCAAATCACTGCGACGTTGTG GGAACTGCTTCCGAAACTTCTTGCGCTGGAGATTGCTATGACGCCACAAAAAGTAGAGTTGACCTGTGTAGCCAATCTGGTTGTTCCTTAAGAAGAACCATTCGTTGTTACAACCCTCGTTCTTGCAGTGGAACATGGTCACGCTTGGGGCCACCGACACAATGCTCAGTATCGTGTGGTGGAGGAGTCAAACAAGTTCCACAGCGTTGTTTTGCTGGTCGTC GCCGGATGAGGACCCATAATTGCCAGGGGACAGACATGAACGTAACTGCCGTGCGTTACGCTATAGAACTATGTAATACGCACGAATGTCCAGATTGGTCAGCATGGTCAAAATGGTCTGAATGTTCGACCACCTGTGATGGCGGAACTAGAAAAAGGACAAGACAATGCAAATATAAAGGAAAACCAAGCGATTTATGTT CCTTTGCAGACAGTCAAGGATTAATCACAGACGAGCTAGAATCATGCAACACGCAGTCCTGTCAACATGACAGACCTACGCAAGACGAAGAAGATCTTGTTACCACAACGACCACCAGCGTTAACAGTTCGGACACTTTTATTGATGTTGATTCGAACATCCTCGAAAGTTGGTCTGAATGGACAAGCTGCAATTCGCCATGCTCTGAAGTCGAAGGAATAAAAACGAGACAAAG ATGTCTAAGAAGAAACGAACTTCGACCAAGCGTTTGCGACCTTCCAGAAATAGTCACAGATGACTGCTTCTCAACTGAGCTCTGTACTGA ATGCAGTCGGAGTCTGCCTTGCTTGAACTGGGGAGAATGGGAAAATATAGAGAATTGTTCCACTGCTGATcaaa TTGTATTTCAACGAACGTGCAACTCGGAATGGAAAATACATCTGACCTCCACATCATGTCCGAGTCATCAATATTTAAGGAGGGAAGAATGTCTTTATGACAAAACTGGGCTATCTGTGAATCAGATCGGTGCAATAG TCGGTTCCATTGTGGCTCTACTGGTTATCATCGCCTTCATTCTGGCTTACttgtttttcaagaaaaaaattcaaaatataaaagttgaaaatca AAGCAATACTTTCCAACAATCAACAGCAGTTGTAAGACGTCAGATCGAGTCACAAGATCAACTCGAGAATCTTG GTCCACATTATGAGGATGTGCGGGAAGTTTACAGCTACGCAAATAGTCCTGCCAATCGCAATCCCATCAGTTACGATTACACGGAAACTGAATATCAGCTTGG AAATGTACAAGAAAGCGATTCTCCTCAATTAAATTACTTGCGCATTGATGAGGCTAATCAAGACAGTTGTCTGCGGGTAAACTTTGTTGCACCAACGGTAGTGCG GGCTCCATATCCCACTCCGCGTCTTCCACCGCAACCGGTTCGAGGATCAGTTGATGTTGCGCCAGAACCGGGTTACGTCGCTCCTTCCACGTAA